A segment of the Corynebacterium resistens DSM 45100 genome:
CTGCGTTCGCTCGACTCGCGGTGGCGCGGCGCAGCCGCGGGTGCCTACAGCTGCGCGTCCGCGACTACGCTGCGCGGTGATTATGCCCGTGATCGTAGGCGTGATCCTCTGGCGTATCCTCGCCGAACTTTCGTTCCACGAAAAGCATGATCAGCACGACCAACGCACCCACGAGCATGAGGCCCATGTGAGCCCAGATATTGCCGTGAGGGGATTGGAGCGTGGCGTCGGTATCCTGCCAAGGCCACAGCGCACGTAGAGAACCAAGCATGAGGCCCGCCATGACAGACAAGGTCATAGTGCGGTGGCGGGTGAGGAGTTTTTCCAGGGTGCGGACGAATAGGACGATGCCGGTGAGCGCGCCCGCGGCGAAGACGGCGATATACGCGAGGTTGCGGTCAGAGACGGCCGCGAGGGTGGCGCTGTACAGCCCGACGGCCAGCAGGAAGAAGGAGCCGGAAACGCCGGGGAGGACCAGGGCGCAGATTGCCACGGCGGCGGCACAGAAAACTATAAGCAGGTTGGGGTCCGATTGTGGGGCGCTCGTGATGCCAGTGAGGAAGAAGGTGGCTGCCGCTGCGACGAGTGCCGCGAGCGTGACGGGGAGGAATTTGGGTTTAAGGAAATTCGCCAGGATGGCGCGCAGTGGGGCGATCATTGTGAGCGGCACCGAGATGGAGACCAGGACCATTCCGAAGAAAAGCGCGCGGGAGATCGATGGGTGATCGGTGACGAAGCTTTCCATTACGCCGGACATTGTGACGACGACGGCGCCCATGCCGAAGACCATCGGGATAAGGAGGGCCCAGTCCAGGCGGCGGAAGCGGTGCAGCGCTTCGGGGCGGTCGCTGGGGAGGGTTTTGGCAGCGTCGAGGAATCGGTTGGCGTTGAAAAGGACGCGTTCGTAGATTCCGGTGACGAGGGCGATGGTGCCTCCGGAGACACCGGGGACGAGTTCGGCCATGCCCACGAGGCCGCCGCGGATGACGTTGGCGATAATTTCTAGAATCTTCATCGCATTGAACTCTAAGGAGTCGCGTGGAGGAAGGCCAATAGGGCCGTCAGCTAAAGAAGGCCATTAGGACCATTAGCTATTGAACTCAAAAGAGTCGCGTGGAGGAAGGCCAATAGGGTCATTGGCTAAAGTGGCGAACTGGCGATGGCGCCAACTGTGAACGCTCTTGGACGACAACGGCGAACGCATGTTTGCGCATGTCGATCCACTTGTGTACGCTAATCACCGTTGTGTGTCTGGTGAGGGTGACCTTGTCACCGCTTCACGTCATGAACTCCGAACGGGCCTCATGTTACTCGAGTGAATTGAGTGACAGCTGGGTTTAGGTAAATGACAGGGGAGCGGGCGGGGTGATCAACGCTAAGACCGCAGGTCAGGTGGAAAAATCCGCTTGGCGAAGAACTGTCCATCCTTATATTTGATCCGTTTCGGAGAATTTAACCGTATGCCCACCAACAACGTACCTCAGGTAGCCATCAACGACATTGGCTCCGCTGAGGATTTCCTCGCCGCTGTCGACTCCACCATCAAGTACTTCAACGATGGTGACATTGTCGAAGGCACCGTCGTCAAGGTTGA
Coding sequences within it:
- a CDS encoding DUF368 domain-containing protein, translated to MKILEIIANVIRGGLVGMAELVPGVSGGTIALVTGIYERVLFNANRFLDAAKTLPSDRPEALHRFRRLDWALLIPMVFGMGAVVVTMSGVMESFVTDHPSISRALFFGMVLVSISVPLTMIAPLRAILANFLKPKFLPVTLAALVAAAATFFLTGITSAPQSDPNLLIVFCAAAVAICALVLPGVSGSFFLLAVGLYSATLAAVSDRNLAYIAVFAAGALTGIVLFVRTLEKLLTRHRTMTLSVMAGLMLGSLRALWPWQDTDATLQSPHGNIWAHMGLMLVGALVVLIMLFVERKFGEDTPEDHAYDHGHNHRAA